CGACGAGACCCCGAGGGGATCACCCAACGGGGTCTGGCGTTAAACAAGAACCGCTGAAATCAGCGGATTGAATTTTGGCTCCCCGGGTAGGACTTGAACCTACAACAAACCGGTTAACAGCCGGTTGCTCTACCATTGAGCTACCGAGGAACCGAAAGTGTGGTGTTTTTCGTGCATATCGGCCCCCCGGCGGGTCGGCCTGAGGGACCGGAGCGGATCCAGCCGCAGCTTGATCCAAAAGAGTAGTGTAGAATCGACCACAGGGAAAGTCAAGAGAGGATGCGGGGACAAGAGAAAGAAGATGGTCCTCTCCGGACTCAGAATCCCTTGTAAATGAATCGGTTGCGCGATTCCCTCCCGCGAATACCCACCACGGTCCCCGGGCACGCCCCCTCCTCATTTCGGGTGACATGCCCCCCCTTTTCCCGGACAATATCCTGGAGGCTTGGAATAACGCCCTTCCGAAATACGCCGCGCACGGTCGACAATGGGCATTGAATCGCCATGTTCCAAATGAGTTACACAGTCGTTTCCGAGGGGACCACGATCTTCGCTCTCCCGATAGGGCCGGTGGAGGCAACGCCTGAAGAAACGCCCCCCACCCCCACCGCTGCCGCCCGTCTCGTCGACGAACAGACCGGCGAGGAACTGGACGGAGCCCTCCTCACGGTCGATCGCGGACTCTACCCGGATGGGATCCGCCTTTTCGCGATCGCCCACGAAGGGGAACGGCACATCCGCCTCGAGATCGACGGGCCGAACGCCGAGCGCTGGCACCCCACCGCATCCCCTTTGCCGCACCAAACCCTCGGCGACCGACTCAGCGGCCACGAAGAATGGTACGCGAATCGTGAACCTTTCTATGGAGAGGGATACTTCGCCGCGCGGGGCCCCGTAGGCGAAGCGGCGCTCCACTGCCTCCTGCGCACCGCCGAAAAGGCGCAAGAACGCTTCGTCGACACCCTGCTCCCCGAGGTCCCATTCCGCTCCAGCCTCGAATTCGGCTGCGCTTCCGGCGCGATGGTGCGCGCCCTCCGCCGCCGGGGCGTGGACGCCCGCGGCGTCGATCTCTCCCCTTTCATCCTCTCGAAAGCGGCGCCGGGCATACGCGAGCACCTCACCGCCGGGGACTTCTCCCAGCTCGATCATCTCGACCGGCCGGTGGAAACGGTAATCGGCCAGGAGGTCTTCGAACACATCCCCCCGTTTGAAATCGACGGTGTTCTACGGCGCATCCGTCGCGCATCCACACGCTTTCTCGTCTTTACGGTTCCCTGCACGCCGCAAAACGGATTTCACCACATCGACCGATTCGCCGACCTACCGAAGGACGCCGGCGGAAACCCGGTGGAGGGACATCTTGTGCAGGCGTCCCGATGGTGGTGGATCGCAAGGGCGATTCTCGCCGGCTTCGCCTTCGAGGAGGACAAGACACTCCGGGCCCGGCGCCGTATGCTCGAACTGGGCCGCCGCTGGAACCTTTTCGTTTTCCGCCCCCTCGAAGAAGACGATCGCGAGAGAACTCTCTCCCGCCTCGACCGGACCCTTCGCCCCTCTTTTGGCGCGCTCCGTTTCGGCGCGACCGACCGATTCATCGAAACGGGCCGGTTGGTTCGCACCGAGACGGGGCTCGCGGTCGAAGCCGGCCCCCGCGATCCGGGCGGTTACATCTACTACGGACCTTATCTTCACGCCGGGCGCGGCCGGATACACGCAAGGGTTCGCGTCCGCTCGAAGGAGAGCGGCGAATCCCTCGCGGAGCAACCCGGCGATCCCGCCGTTTGGATATCGATCACGAGCAACCGCGGGACGCTCCGGGAAGAGGGGGTACCGGCGGGCACGCTGCTCACGCACCCCGGGGACTGGATCGACATCGAATGGGAAGTCCCCGTCAAGGACGATCGTGACGTGCAGGTCAAGGTGTATCACACTGGGCTCGTGGAGCTGCAGGCGGCCTGGCCGCCGGAGTGCGCTTTCCAGGACGGACGCGGTCCCGGGTTCATCGATCACGCGCGGAATCTGCGGCGGGCGATTCGGCGGAGAACGAGGAGAGAGTAAAGGGGAGAGGATCTTCGGAACAAAGCCCCCTCACCCCAACCCTCTCCCGCAATCGGGAGAGGGGATTGGGGGAACGTTCTTTCCCCGCGGGCGGAAGAGAGAAAGGAGATCCGGCGCGGAAAGTCCGATTACGCCGGTCGACTTCAGGGCCGGCTCAGTTCCGCCGCGGTCATGGTGACGAAGAAGCCGGGCGTGGCGCAGACATGCGCGCCCCCGTGTTCCTCGTCCCCTTCCTCCTGATCGTGCTCCGGCTCCTCTTCCGGAATGAAGAGCGGTCCCTGGACACGCAGATGCGCGCCCGCGCAATTCACGGGAAGGGCGACGGAGTGGTCCGGGCTCTTAGCGTAAATTTGGTTCCCCTTGCCGTCCTCGATCAGCGCCCAGCACCCCGACCCCTGGCAAACCCCCGTAACCGTTCCCTCGACGAGGACCATCTTCCCATCAAAGGATTCCGGCGCCTCGTTGATCAACCCGATGTCGTTCGCGCGATCGAGGGTGATCGGCGCGCCCGCCTTCAACACTTCCGTTCCTTCCTCGCATGCCGCCGAGAGGAGAGCCCCCATAAGAGCCGCGGCGGCAATCGCCGGGAATCGTCGCATGATCCGTTCCTTTCTCCCCGGAACTTCCACCCGTGGGAAAGCGCCCGCCCGCGGCGGACCACCCGTGAAAACAAACGGGGAGTCTCCCCCTTCGGAAAAGACCCCCCGACTTATGATCACCGATCGCGCGGCCCGCGCCGCGCCCGGCGGATTACTTCTTGCTCTCTTCGGTCGGAGGCGGCGCGCCGGCGACGGCCTGCGCCTCCTGCGCCGCGGCCACACGCTCGCGCTTCTTCGCCTTCTTCTTTTCCGCCCGCTCCTCCAGCTCCTCGATCTTCGGTTCCAGGCCGACGAGCTCGACCATCGAAACCGGGGCGTTGTCGCCCGGGCGGCGTCCCGTCTTGATCACGCGGGTGTAGCCGCCGTCGCGATCCGCGAAGGCGGGACCGATCGTCTCGAACAGCTCGTGAACCACGGTCCGATCGGGGATGTAACGGAGCACCTGGCGGCGCGCGTGCAGATCACCGCGCTTGGCGAAGGTGATCAGCTTCTCCGCCAGCTTGCGGACCTCCTTGGCCCGTGTATCGGTGGTCTCGATCCGCCGGAACCGAAAGAGCGAGGACACCATGTTGCGCATCATCGCCTCACGGTGGCTCTTGGTCATATTCAGTTTCCGGCCCGCCTTTTGGTGTCGCATGGGTCGAACCCTTTCTTTCTCTACTCTTCGCTCGAGGCGCTCCGGCCGGCGAGGATCTCCTCCACGTTTATGCCGAAGTGAAGGTTCATGTTCCTGAGAATGTCGGAGATCTCCTTGAGCGACTTGCGCCCGAAGTTCCGATACTTGAGCATCTCGCTCTCGGACTTCTGCACCAGGTCGCCGATGGTTCGGATCTCCGCCGACTGCAAACAGTTGCTCGATCGGACGGAAAGCTCCAGCTCGTCCACGCTTCGGCCGAGCAGCTCTTTCACCTGTTCCACCCGCTCGTCCACCTCGCGCTCTTCCTCGACTTCCGGCTCCTGATCGAAGTTCATGAAAAGGTACAGGTGATCCTTAAGGATCTTCGACGCATGGCTCACCGCGTCTTCCGGGGTGATGGTCCCGTTGGTCCACACCTCGAGGATCAACCGGTCGTAATCGGTCTTCTGTCCGACTCGGGTGTCCTCCACCCGGAAAGTGACCCGGCGCACGGGAGAAAAAAGCGAGTCGATCGGAACAAGCCCGATCGGCGCGTCCTCGAACTGCTGCTGATCCGCGGGAACATACCCGCGGCCGACGCCGACGCCGACCTCGAGCTTCAGGGACGTGTCCTTGTCGAGCGTCGCGATGTGGAGATCCGGGTTCCGGATCTCCATCTCCGCCGGCACTTCGAACAGGTCCGCCGTCACCTCTCCCGGGCCTTCCACGTCGAGCGCGAGGGGTTTCGGCTCATCGCCGTGGAGTTGGATCACCAGGTTCTTCAGATTCAGAACCAGGTCGGTCACGTCTTCCAGCACGCCGGGAAGCGTGGTGAACTCGTGTCGCGCTCCGTCGATCTTCACCGATTGAACCGCCACGCCCTGGAGAGAGGAGAGGAGCACGCGGCGCAGGGCGTTCCCGAGCGTCACGCCGAAACCACGCTCCAGCGGCTCGGCGATGAACGTCCCGTACGTCTCGGTGTAGGTCTCCTCATCCCGCTGGATCCCCTTGGGCATCTGGAGACTTTTCCACTTCATTTCTGCAAGCCCCCCTCCGGCTACTTCGAATAAAGCTCCACAATGAGCTGTTCGTTCACCACCACGGGAATCTGTTCCCGACCGGGAAATTCGACGATGTAGCCCGAAAGATTCTCCATGTTACGGCTGAGCCAGTCGCAGAGCGCCGTATCACGGGCGCGCTCCTTCGCTTCCTTGAAAGCGGGGACCTTCCGGCTCTTCTCCTTCACCTGCACCACCTCTCCCTTCTTCAGCTGATAGGAGGGGATGTCGGTGATCCGCCCGCCGACCAAGATATGGCGGTGCCGCACCATCTGCCGCGCCGCGGACCGGGACGGCGCGAGGCCGAGCCGGAAAACCACGTTATCGAGCCGCCGCTCGAGAGTGCGGAGCAGGTTTTCGCCGGTCACGCCCGGCGCGCGATCGGCTTCGGCGAAGTAGCGCCGGAATTGGCGCTCCAACACACCGTAGATCCTTTTCGCTTTCTGTTTCTCTCTAAGCTGCAGGGCGAAGTCCGACGGTTTCCGCCGGCGGCCCTGGCCGTGCTCGCCAGGCGCGTATCCGCGTCGCTCGAGGGCGCACTTTGCGGTGAAGCATCGGTCGCCCTTGAGGAACAGCTTCTGCTCTTCGCGCCGGCACAGCTTGCACTTCGCATCCGTGTATCGTGCCATTCTATTCCTCCGTACGAACCTCGCGTCCGGATCCCGCGGATCAGACGCGCCGCCTCTTCGGGGGGCGACACCCGTTATGCGGGATGGGGGTCACGTCCCGGATGGAAGAGACGTCGAGGCCGGCCGCCTGAAGGGACCGGATCGCGGCCTCTCGGCCCGAACCAGGACCCTTAACCCGGACTTCCACCTTCCGCATGCCCATGGAAAGGGCGACCTTGGCGGACTCCTCCGCGGCGAGCTGGGCGGCGAAAGGCGTGCTCTTTTTCGAACCCTTGAATCCGGACTTGCCGGAACTGGACCACGAGACCACCGCGCCCTTGGTATCGGTGATCGTCACGATCGTGTTGTTGAACGTGGACTGGATGTGGGCGATCCCGTAGGGTTCGACCCTCTTGTCCTTCTTCTTCTTTCTGCTGCGATCCTTCGGAGGTGCCAACAGACGACTCCTTCTGCGATGATCCCGGCCGACCGGTCCCGTTCACGCCGGGAACGCGGACGGACCGCTCTACTTCTTCTTCTTCAACGCCCCGGGCGACTTCTTGGGACCCTTGCGGGTGCGCGCGTTCGTACTCGTTCTCTGTCCCCGCACGGGGAGGCCGCGCCGGTGCCGCAGCCCGCGATAGCAACCGATGTCCATGACACGCTTGATGTTCATGGACACCTCGTTCCGCAGGGCGCCCTCGACCTTGTAGTCGTTCTCGATGATCCTCCGGAGCTTCGCCGTGTCCTCCTCCGACAAGTTTCTCGCGCGCGTGTCCGGATCCACACCGGCTTCCTGGATGATTCCACGCGCCGTACTGACCCCGATCCCGAAGATGTAGGTCAGCGCGATCTCGATTCTCTTGTCGTTGGGGAGATCGACTCCAGCAATTCGAGCCAAGAGAGCGATCCTCCTTTCCTTTTCACCCGATCGAAACCGTAAGCGGTATTATCCCTGCTTCTGCTTGTGCCTCGGGTTCTTCTTGCAGATCACCCGGAGCACGCCCTTGCGACGCACGATTTTACAGTGCTCGCACATTTTTTTTACCGATGTCCGTACCTTCATTTCTCTTCACCTCGTCCCGACGCCGACCGTCATTTGTAACGGTAGACGATGCGCCCCCGGCTCAGGTCATAGGGGGAAAGTTCCACCGTTACCTTGTCCCCGGGGAGGATACGAATGAAGTGCATTCGTATCTTGCCCGAGATGTGGGCCAGGACCTTGTGACCGTTCTCGAGCTCCACCCGAAACATGGCGTTCGGAAGGGGCTCGATCACGGTTCCTTCGACCTGAACAGCCGGTTCCTTCGCCATCCTCTCTCCTCTAGCTCGTCAGAATGTCGGGGCCGTCCGCCCGAATCGCCACGGTGTGCTCGAAGTGAGCGCTCCTCGATCCGTCGGCGGTGACCACCGTCCAATCGTCGTCCAGCACCCGCACATCGTAGCCGCCTTCGTTGACCATCGGCTCGATGGCGATCGTCATTCCCTCGCGCAGGAGGACCCCCCGGCCCGGACGGCCGAAGTTCGGGATCTGCGGTTCCTCGTGCATCTTCCGTCCGATGCCGTGTCCCACGAGCTTCCGGACCACCGAGAAACCTTCCCTCTCCGCCTCCTTCTGGACGGCGTGGCCGATGTCCGACAGGTAGTTGCCGGGCTTCGCCTGCTCGATCCCCATGTATAGGGCCCTTCGGGTGATCTTCAAAAGGCGCTCGGCCTTTTCGTCGACCACTCCCACCGGGAAGGAGGTCGCCGCGTCGCCGTGGTATCCGTCTTTAACGGCGCCCACGTCGACGCCGATTACGTCTCCCTCCTCGAGGACCCGCTTCCCCGGAATCCCGTGGACCACCTCGTCGTTCACCGACGCGCAGATGCTCGCGGGAAATCCGTTGTAACCTTTGAACGACGGCTCCGCGCCGTGGTCCCGAATGAACGCCTCCAGAAGGGCGTCCAGATCCCCGGTGGTTATTCCCGGGGCGATCTTCTCCCCGGCGAGTCTCAGGGCGCCGGCGACGATCGCGCCGCTCACCCGCATCTTTTCGATCTCCTCGCCGCTCTTCAATACGATCATGGAAGTACCGCGCCGGTCGCTACCGACGGCCGCGCATTTTGCCTTTCTTCATGAACCCGTCGTAATGCCGCATCAACAGGTGCGACTCGATCTGCTGCAGTGTGTCGAGACCGACGCCGACCACGATCAGCAACCCCGTTCCACCGAAGAAGAACGGTACGTTGAAACGATTCATCAGGAAGAAGGGGAGGATCGCGATCAGCGCCAGGAAGATACCGCCCGGGAGCGTGACCCGGGTCAGGATCCTGTCGATGTACTCCGAGGTCCGCTTGCCGGGCCGGATCCCCGGGATAAACCCGCCGTACTTCCTCATGTTGTCCGCCAAATCGGCGGGGTTGAAGATGATCGCCGTATAGAAATAGGTAAAGAAGATGATGATGATCGCGTACAAGACGTTGTAGACCCACGTCCCCGGCCGGAACAACCCCGCGAAATTCTGCATCGCTTCGCTGTTCGTCAGAACCAGCGTGGCGATGGTGGACGGGAACATGATCACCGACTGGGCGAAGATGATCGGGATCACGCCCGCCGTGTTCACCCGGAGCGGAATGTGCGTACTCTGCCCGCCGTAGATCTTCCGGCCCACGATTCGTTTCGCGTACTGAACCGGGATTCGGCGCTGCCCCTGAGTGATCATGATCACCGCGGCGATCACCCCGACCATCACCAACACGACGAAGGCCATCACGAAGGGAGACAGTGTCCGGTTCCTCATCATCTCGAAGGTGAGGAGCCAGTCCGTGGGATATCGCGCCACGATTCCGATGAAGATGATGAGCGAGATGCCGTTCCCGATGCCGCGTTCGGTGATCTGCTCGCCGAGCCACATGACGAAGATCGTTCCCGACGTCAGTGTCAGCATGGTGAGCAGGCGGAAGGCGATGCCGGCGTTCGGCACCACATGGGCCGCCCCGTCGGCGCCCAGGCCGACCTGCAGCCCCTCGAGGAAGATGCTGATCCCGTAGGCCTGGACCATGGCGAGGATGACCGTACCGTACCGGGTGTACTGGGTGATCTTCTTCCGCCCCTCTTCCCCTTCCTTCTGCAGTTTCTCGAAATAGGGAATCACCGCCGT
This genomic stretch from Candidatus Eisenbacteria bacterium harbors:
- a CDS encoding class I SAM-dependent methyltransferase, whose translation is MEATPEETPPTPTAAARLVDEQTGEELDGALLTVDRGLYPDGIRLFAIAHEGERHIRLEIDGPNAERWHPTASPLPHQTLGDRLSGHEEWYANREPFYGEGYFAARGPVGEAALHCLLRTAEKAQERFVDTLLPEVPFRSSLEFGCASGAMVRALRRRGVDARGVDLSPFILSKAAPGIREHLTAGDFSQLDHLDRPVETVIGQEVFEHIPPFEIDGVLRRIRRASTRFLVFTVPCTPQNGFHHIDRFADLPKDAGGNPVEGHLVQASRWWWIARAILAGFAFEEDKTLRARRRMLELGRRWNLFVFRPLEEDDRERTLSRLDRTLRPSFGALRFGATDRFIETGRLVRTETGLAVEAGPRDPGGYIYYGPYLHAGRGRIHARVRVRSKESGESLAEQPGDPAVWISITSNRGTLREEGVPAGTLLTHPGDWIDIEWEVPVKDDRDVQVKVYHTGLVELQAAWPPECAFQDGRGPGFIDHARNLRRAIRRRTRRE
- a CDS encoding DUF4920 domain-containing protein, whose product is MRRFPAIAAAALMGALLSAACEEGTEVLKAGAPITLDRANDIGLINEAPESFDGKMVLVEGTVTGVCQGSGCWALIEDGKGNQIYAKSPDHSVALPVNCAGAHLRVQGPLFIPEEEPEHDQEEGDEEHGGAHVCATPGFFVTMTAAELSRP
- the rplQ gene encoding 50S ribosomal protein L17; translation: MRHQKAGRKLNMTKSHREAMMRNMVSSLFRFRRIETTDTRAKEVRKLAEKLITFAKRGDLHARRQVLRYIPDRTVVHELFETIGPAFADRDGGYTRVIKTGRRPGDNAPVSMVELVGLEPKIEELEERAEKKKAKKRERVAAAQEAQAVAGAPPPTEESKK
- a CDS encoding DNA-directed RNA polymerase subunit alpha, translating into MKWKSLQMPKGIQRDEETYTETYGTFIAEPLERGFGVTLGNALRRVLLSSLQGVAVQSVKIDGARHEFTTLPGVLEDVTDLVLNLKNLVIQLHGDEPKPLALDVEGPGEVTADLFEVPAEMEIRNPDLHIATLDKDTSLKLEVGVGVGRGYVPADQQQFEDAPIGLVPIDSLFSPVRRVTFRVEDTRVGQKTDYDRLILEVWTNGTITPEDAVSHASKILKDHLYLFMNFDQEPEVEEEREVDERVEQVKELLGRSVDELELSVRSSNCLQSAEIRTIGDLVQKSESEMLKYRNFGRKSLKEISDILRNMNLHFGINVEEILAGRSASSEE
- the rpsD gene encoding 30S ribosomal protein S4, giving the protein MARYTDAKCKLCRREEQKLFLKGDRCFTAKCALERRGYAPGEHGQGRRRKPSDFALQLREKQKAKRIYGVLERQFRRYFAEADRAPGVTGENLLRTLERRLDNVVFRLGLAPSRSAARQMVRHRHILVGGRITDIPSYQLKKGEVVQVKEKSRKVPAFKEAKERARDTALCDWLSRNMENLSGYIVEFPGREQIPVVVNEQLIVELYSK
- the rpsK gene encoding 30S ribosomal protein S11; the encoded protein is MAPPKDRSRKKKKDKRVEPYGIAHIQSTFNNTIVTITDTKGAVVSWSSSGKSGFKGSKKSTPFAAQLAAEESAKVALSMGMRKVEVRVKGPGSGREAAIRSLQAAGLDVSSIRDVTPIPHNGCRPPKRRRV
- the rpsM gene encoding 30S ribosomal protein S13; the protein is MARIAGVDLPNDKRIEIALTYIFGIGVSTARGIIQEAGVDPDTRARNLSEEDTAKLRRIIENDYKVEGALRNEVSMNIKRVMDIGCYRGLRHRRGLPVRGQRTSTNARTRKGPKKSPGALKKKK
- the rpmJ gene encoding 50S ribosomal protein L36; amino-acid sequence: MKVRTSVKKMCEHCKIVRRKGVLRVICKKNPRHKQKQG
- the infA gene encoding translation initiation factor IF-1, producing MAKEPAVQVEGTVIEPLPNAMFRVELENGHKVLAHISGKIRMHFIRILPGDKVTVELSPYDLSRGRIVYRYK
- the map gene encoding type I methionyl aminopeptidase yields the protein MIVLKSGEEIEKMRVSGAIVAGALRLAGEKIAPGITTGDLDALLEAFIRDHGAEPSFKGYNGFPASICASVNDEVVHGIPGKRVLEEGDVIGVDVGAVKDGYHGDAATSFPVGVVDEKAERLLKITRRALYMGIEQAKPGNYLSDIGHAVQKEAEREGFSVVRKLVGHGIGRKMHEEPQIPNFGRPGRGVLLREGMTIAIEPMVNEGGYDVRVLDDDWTVVTADGSRSAHFEHTVAIRADGPDILTS
- the secY gene encoding preprotein translocase subunit SecY: MITKLQSIFKIPELRKRILFTLAILVVYRLGGHVPSPGVDTAALQWFFKQNAGTLFGLYDLFAGGNLSKATIFALGIMPYISASIIFQLLTAVIPYFEKLQKEGEEGRKKITQYTRYGTVILAMVQAYGISIFLEGLQVGLGADGAAHVVPNAGIAFRLLTMLTLTSGTIFVMWLGEQITERGIGNGISLIIFIGIVARYPTDWLLTFEMMRNRTLSPFVMAFVVLVMVGVIAAVIMITQGQRRIPVQYAKRIVGRKIYGGQSTHIPLRVNTAGVIPIIFAQSVIMFPSTIATLVLTNSEAMQNFAGLFRPGTWVYNVLYAIIIIFFTYFYTAIIFNPADLADNMRKYGGFIPGIRPGKRTSEYIDRILTRVTLPGGIFLALIAILPFFLMNRFNVPFFFGGTGLLIVVGVGLDTLQQIESHLLMRHYDGFMKKGKMRGRR